From candidate division TA06 bacterium B3_TA06, a single genomic window includes:
- a CDS encoding glutamate dehydrogenase: MSEELNPFKIAQAQFDEAAEVLGLEPAMREILRWPRREYSFTISVKMDDGTTEVFHGYRVQYNDARGPTKGGIRWHPAETMDTVRALAAWMTWKTAVVDIPLGGGKGGVTCNPKEFSEGEKERLARGWMRVIARELGEHRDSPAPDVYTNPQIMAWMMDEFESIVGRNHPAVITGKPIPIGGSQGRGDATARGGIFTLREACKILGVDPKGTYAIQGFGNAGQFAALLHPEVLGGGKLVAVSDSRGGIYVEGGMDPKAIVKHKLETGKVGDFPGSTKITNEELLELDVDVLYPAALENVITKENAPRIKAKISCELANGPTTPEADVILHEKGVHVIPDFLANAGGVTVSYFEQVQGTYNYYWPLEEVRKQLDAKMTAAYHAVYKMHKEKKVHMRLAAYLVSVARVAEAVKLRGWV, encoded by the coding sequence ATGAGTGAAGAGCTGAATCCCTTCAAGATAGCACAGGCTCAATTCGATGAAGCAGCCGAGGTTCTCGGACTTGAGCCAGCGATGCGCGAGATTCTTCGCTGGCCGCGCCGTGAGTACTCCTTCACCATCTCTGTGAAGATGGATGACGGAACCACCGAGGTCTTCCACGGCTACCGCGTTCAGTATAACGATGCCCGCGGTCCTACAAAGGGCGGCATTCGCTGGCATCCTGCCGAAACCATGGATACCGTGCGCGCCCTTGCCGCATGGATGACCTGGAAGACCGCGGTCGTTGACATTCCCTTGGGCGGTGGTAAGGGCGGTGTTACCTGCAATCCCAAGGAGTTCTCCGAGGGCGAGAAGGAGCGTCTGGCCCGCGGATGGATGCGTGTGATTGCCCGTGAGCTAGGCGAACATCGCGACTCCCCGGCTCCTGACGTCTACACCAACCCACAGATCATGGCGTGGATGATGGATGAGTTCGAGAGCATCGTGGGCCGCAATCATCCTGCGGTGATCACCGGCAAGCCCATCCCGATCGGCGGCTCCCAGGGACGCGGCGACGCTACCGCACGCGGCGGCATCTTCACACTCCGTGAAGCCTGCAAGATCCTTGGTGTTGATCCCAAGGGGACATACGCCATTCAGGGATTCGGCAATGCCGGTCAGTTCGCGGCGCTTCTGCATCCTGAGGTGCTTGGCGGCGGTAAGCTGGTTGCTGTTTCCGACTCCCGCGGCGGTATCTATGTAGAAGGCGGCATGGATCCCAAGGCCATCGTTAAGCACAAGCTTGAGACCGGGAAGGTAGGCGACTTCCCAGGATCCACCAAGATCACCAATGAGGAGCTTCTGGAGCTCGATGTGGATGTTCTCTATCCCGCCGCGCTGGAGAACGTGATAACCAAGGAGAACGCGCCGCGCATCAAGGCCAAGATCAGCTGCGAGCTGGCGAACGGACCTACCACTCCGGAAGCCGACGTTATCCTTCACGAAAAGGGTGTGCACGTGATCCCGGACTTTTTGGCCAACGCAGGCGGCGTGACCGTCTCCTACTTCGAGCAGGTTCAGGGCACCTACAACTACTACTGGCCACTGGAAGAGGTTCGCAAGCAGCTGGATGCCAAGATGACTGCGGCCTACCACGCGGTTTACAAGATGCATAAGGAGAAGAAGGTGCACATGCGTCTGGCCGCCTACCTGGTTTCTGTGGCGCGTGTGGCCGAGGCGGTCAAGCTCCGCGGCTGGGTATAA